From the genome of uncultured Cohaesibacter sp., one region includes:
- a CDS encoding Fic family protein has protein sequence MTEFDLTARIGTKKECSIGGRTSYFSYVPKPLPPNPPLRMEELYPLLDRASTALGRLDGISIILPDPSLFLYMYIRKEAVLSSQIEGTQSSLSDLLLFEAEAAPGAPLDDVTEVSCYVAAMNYGMERLKEFPLSLRLIREIHSKLLNNARGGNKSPGEFRVSQNWIGGTRPDTAKFVPPPPEELMNCLDSFEKFLHDETVRLPVLIKAALAHVQFETIHPFLDGNGRLGRLLITFILCAEGVLQAPLLYLSLYFKANRQAYYDHLQNVRETGNWEDWITFFLTGVIDTANQATQTAKHMILLFDTDRTRIEESGKSTAATLSIHAYLQKQPVTNTTRLKNACGISLPTVLRSLTTLEELGIVHEITGKERNKVFAYRQYLNILNHGSEPLEY, from the coding sequence ATGACCGAATTTGACCTTACAGCCCGTATTGGAACGAAAAAAGAATGTTCAATTGGTGGTCGGACATCCTACTTTTCATATGTTCCCAAACCGCTGCCTCCCAACCCACCACTTCGGATGGAAGAGCTCTATCCTCTGCTTGATCGTGCGAGCACGGCTCTTGGGCGACTGGATGGCATCAGCATTATTTTGCCGGACCCGTCCTTATTTCTCTATATGTATATCAGGAAAGAAGCGGTTCTTTCATCCCAAATTGAAGGCACCCAGTCATCACTTTCTGATTTGCTTCTGTTCGAAGCGGAAGCGGCACCCGGAGCCCCCCTTGACGATGTGACAGAAGTCTCATGCTATGTTGCAGCAATGAACTATGGCATGGAACGTCTTAAAGAGTTTCCGCTTTCACTAAGGCTCATTCGCGAGATCCATTCAAAGTTGCTAAACAACGCAAGAGGCGGCAACAAGAGCCCAGGAGAATTCCGAGTTAGCCAGAACTGGATCGGAGGAACACGACCAGACACAGCGAAATTTGTTCCTCCCCCACCAGAAGAGTTGATGAACTGCCTCGATTCATTTGAGAAGTTCCTTCACGATGAAACTGTCCGCCTTCCAGTTCTGATCAAGGCGGCACTGGCTCATGTGCAATTCGAAACCATCCACCCCTTTCTGGATGGGAATGGACGACTGGGGCGCCTGCTGATCACATTCATATTGTGCGCCGAAGGAGTGCTACAAGCGCCGCTTCTCTATCTGAGCTTGTATTTCAAGGCCAATAGGCAAGCGTATTACGATCATCTGCAGAATGTACGCGAGACAGGAAACTGGGAAGACTGGATTACCTTCTTTCTTACCGGAGTGATCGATACAGCCAATCAAGCAACACAGACAGCGAAACACATGATTCTGCTTTTCGATACAGATCGAACACGAATTGAAGAGTCGGGCAAATCCACAGCAGCGACGCTCTCAATCCATGCCTATTTACAAAAGCAACCTGTCACCAATACCACCAGATTAAAAAACGCATGTGGCATCTCCCTGCCTACCGTGTTGCGCAGCCTCACAACATTAGAAGAACTTGGAATTGTGCATGAGATAACCGGCAAGGAGCGCAACAAAGTCTTTGCCTACCGTCAATATCTCAACATCCTAAACCACGGCAGCGAACCGCTGGAATACTAG
- a CDS encoding proline racemase family protein, with protein sequence MRTTKVIHVVSCHAEGEVGDVIVGGVAPPPGDTIWDQRKWIAEDQTLRNFLLNEPRGGVFRHVNLLVPPKHPDAEAAWIIMEPEYTPPMSGSNSICVATVLLECGIIEMQEPSTEMTLEAPGGLVHVKADCKGGKVERIFVENLPSFASRLAERLDVPGIGSITVDTAFGGDSFVVVDPEELGIALIEDNAKEIVDLGIRITNAANEQFRFEHPEKADWTHHSFCLFAGPITRQGKKLSAKSVVTIQPGKLDRSPTGTAVSARMAILHARGEMGLDDSFTGISIIGSQFQGRILGETMLGDTPAIRPQISGRAWITGTHQHMLDPDDPWPSGYRLSDTWPKVKS encoded by the coding sequence GTGCGCACCACCAAAGTCATTCACGTCGTATCCTGTCACGCAGAAGGCGAAGTTGGCGATGTCATTGTTGGCGGTGTTGCACCCCCGCCCGGAGACACCATCTGGGATCAGAGGAAGTGGATCGCTGAGGATCAGACCCTTCGCAATTTTCTGCTAAACGAGCCGCGAGGTGGCGTGTTCCGGCACGTTAATCTTCTCGTCCCGCCAAAGCATCCGGACGCCGAGGCCGCATGGATTATCATGGAGCCTGAATATACGCCCCCGATGTCAGGCTCCAACTCCATATGCGTCGCAACCGTTCTTCTCGAATGCGGCATCATCGAGATGCAGGAACCCTCAACCGAGATGACACTTGAAGCGCCCGGAGGGTTGGTCCACGTCAAGGCAGACTGCAAGGGCGGCAAAGTGGAGCGGATCTTTGTCGAAAATCTTCCCTCCTTTGCCTCACGACTTGCGGAGCGTCTTGATGTGCCCGGTATCGGGTCGATAACAGTTGATACCGCGTTCGGTGGTGACAGCTTCGTTGTTGTCGACCCGGAAGAGCTTGGCATTGCGCTCATTGAAGACAATGCCAAAGAAATCGTCGATCTGGGCATTCGCATTACCAACGCTGCCAACGAACAGTTTCGCTTCGAGCATCCGGAGAAAGCGGACTGGACACATCATTCCTTTTGCCTGTTTGCAGGACCGATCACGCGTCAGGGCAAAAAGTTGAGCGCAAAATCGGTCGTCACCATTCAACCGGGCAAACTGGATCGCTCTCCCACGGGAACCGCCGTTTCTGCCCGGATGGCAATCCTGCATGCCCGAGGAGAAATGGGACTGGACGACAGCTTTACTGGCATTTCGATCATTGGCTCGCAATTTCAGGGCCGGATCTTGGGGGAAACGATGCTCGGTGACACGCCAGCCATTCGCCCGCAGATCAGTGGCCGGGCATGGATTACTGGGACCCATCAGCACATGTTGGACCCCGATGATCCGTGGCCTTCGGGATACAGATTGTCCGACACATGGCCAAAAGTGAAGAGCTAG
- a CDS encoding MobA/MobL family protein — MPAEFYEFHSAFETISTDTRSKASVNLSQGKQLAMANLNYILRPSATRYEQCQHIFARTNGVTYGCVDSVADKKEMVKRCEEALSKRAQKSAKNRSAKGGGLGKAGDKNKAKIKGVALCYKGVIALPADANPLHLMHMAQEILEHLAADSEAMVVAAIHYDRPGNPHLHLWIVDGPETMESARARAEERKAQRSEDDTKKTRVNRRDQVRLNERYGYKNGRHEIGQIIDRISVCEGLRRPQLLTLAERGLDKLPQVHEGPEPKHKFERYGPDADLSYQAQEKLLTNFWRILRNNYDVSAWDPAKPIVADIEIFPDRLRSFAGWAIEQINEYVDKGHHQTVYAALPNLALTQQLIGPFWQGAKAQKKKESLAEDAATPIAEISGDVADQQATDEQPPLKKKQLTMEPAEISSAKNIQLKIGESLPAEPEHAKAVLGAKDTTSNLGEFESVELEFDQICSSFWCEFLEKEWDALDAQPMEPGSGRSRSSVQRVQQVAKAAIDQDVSTLSRTEGLNPSRQHHEAHRGMAYADKLLSSVPALVIDRLKGDIDYQEFEKELDLDGTEIAAAPSIVSPQAPLLPSAPNKAVKKDAFSYEPIKTTQLDPHWAEWGDEWNAVEIVGVNSRKHPPSKTMAAEPAPQIRTPLNKESLPPATIGAIDNVSKESSTAQPPAQTARKSPRKSLKEGIQMCLDRQSLRSSSDPIKNAQAYHARTCEVYRRRGLFKAVFDKDTARYDAVLSPEEDKDRLTWHFYDLCHKQLHDLIQKLPELKRHMVVYSRSSSKVRDVTGAPPSWSEIKEIVIQRLRNSSRHRSDDER, encoded by the coding sequence TTGCCCGCAGAATTCTACGAATTCCACTCTGCCTTTGAGACAATTTCGACCGACACCCGTTCGAAGGCGTCGGTGAATTTGTCTCAAGGCAAACAGCTGGCAATGGCAAATCTCAATTACATCCTGCGGCCCAGCGCCACTCGATACGAGCAATGCCAACATATATTTGCTCGCACGAATGGCGTGACCTACGGATGCGTGGACAGCGTCGCCGACAAAAAAGAAATGGTGAAGCGTTGCGAAGAGGCCCTTAGCAAGCGGGCCCAAAAGTCTGCCAAAAACAGGTCGGCGAAAGGTGGCGGCCTGGGCAAAGCTGGCGACAAAAACAAGGCCAAAATCAAAGGCGTCGCGCTCTGCTATAAAGGCGTGATCGCTCTGCCCGCTGACGCCAATCCGTTACATCTGATGCATATGGCCCAGGAAATCCTTGAACATCTTGCTGCCGACTCTGAGGCTATGGTCGTAGCGGCGATCCATTATGATCGGCCCGGTAATCCTCACCTGCATTTGTGGATCGTGGACGGTCCTGAGACGATGGAATCGGCACGAGCCAGAGCTGAAGAAAGAAAGGCGCAACGATCTGAAGACGATACAAAAAAGACTCGTGTTAATCGCCGGGATCAGGTGCGTCTCAATGAAAGATACGGCTACAAAAACGGGCGACATGAGATTGGTCAGATCATCGATCGGATCTCCGTGTGTGAAGGTTTGCGTCGGCCTCAACTGCTTACGCTGGCAGAAAGAGGGCTCGACAAACTGCCTCAGGTGCATGAAGGGCCAGAGCCAAAGCATAAGTTCGAAAGATACGGGCCAGATGCCGATCTGTCCTATCAAGCGCAGGAAAAGCTGCTTACAAATTTCTGGCGAATTTTGCGGAACAATTATGATGTTTCAGCGTGGGATCCGGCCAAACCAATCGTCGCTGACATTGAGATCTTTCCAGATCGTCTGCGTTCCTTCGCAGGCTGGGCGATCGAGCAGATCAATGAATACGTCGACAAGGGGCACCATCAAACAGTCTATGCTGCACTGCCAAATTTGGCACTGACCCAACAGTTAATCGGCCCATTTTGGCAAGGTGCCAAGGCCCAAAAGAAGAAAGAGAGTCTTGCTGAGGATGCAGCAACTCCGATAGCTGAAATATCTGGCGATGTGGCCGATCAACAGGCAACCGACGAGCAACCGCCGCTCAAGAAAAAGCAGCTGACAATGGAGCCCGCAGAAATCAGCTCTGCCAAAAATATCCAGCTCAAGATTGGTGAAAGCCTTCCCGCCGAACCAGAGCATGCCAAAGCTGTTTTAGGCGCGAAAGATACTACTTCGAACCTGGGAGAATTTGAAAGCGTTGAGTTGGAATTCGATCAGATTTGTAGCTCTTTCTGGTGTGAGTTCCTCGAGAAGGAATGGGACGCTCTGGATGCGCAACCCATGGAACCAGGTTCCGGACGATCACGAAGTTCAGTGCAACGGGTCCAACAGGTGGCAAAAGCTGCAATTGATCAAGACGTTTCAACATTATCTCGTACCGAGGGTCTCAACCCGTCTCGGCAACATCATGAAGCTCATCGAGGAATGGCCTATGCAGACAAGCTACTGTCATCAGTGCCCGCTCTCGTAATCGACCGGTTGAAGGGGGACATTGATTACCAAGAATTCGAGAAAGAACTGGATCTGGATGGGACGGAAATTGCTGCGGCGCCATCAATTGTCTCGCCACAGGCACCACTTTTGCCATCTGCGCCAAACAAGGCCGTTAAAAAAGACGCATTCTCATATGAACCAATCAAGACAACTCAACTGGATCCACATTGGGCTGAGTGGGGTGACGAATGGAATGCCGTCGAGATTGTCGGCGTTAACAGCAGGAAACATCCCCCCAGTAAAACCATGGCAGCAGAGCCGGCCCCTCAGATCAGGACACCGCTGAATAAGGAAAGTCTTCCGCCTGCAACGATTGGCGCGATAGACAACGTCAGTAAAGAATCTTCTACGGCACAGCCACCTGCGCAGACAGCTCGCAAATCTCCTCGAAAATCCCTCAAGGAAGGAATTCAGATGTGTCTTGATCGACAATCTCTTCGATCATCTTCAGACCCGATCAAAAACGCTCAGGCCTACCATGCCCGTACTTGCGAAGTGTATCGTCGCAGAGGTTTATTCAAGGCCGTATTCGATAAAGATACTGCTCGCTATGACGCTGTATTATCGCCCGAAGAAGACAAAGATCGTCTCACTTGGCATTTTTATGACCTGTGCCACAAACAGCTCCATGATCTCATCCAAAAGCTTCCTGAGCTCAAGCGGCACATGGTAGTTTATTCCCGATCCAGTTCGAAAGTTCGAGATGTGACGGGAGCTCCGCCCTCTTGGTCTGAAATTAAGGAAATCGTCATACAGCGTCTCCGGAATTCAAGTCGACATAGGTCTGATGATGAGAGATAG
- a CDS encoding RidA family protein, translating to MGITRIEPGSRMSQAVIHNGTVYLAGQVGHGTTVTEQSKDALVQVEQLLAEAGSDKSKILSTTIWLASMNDFAEMNAVWDAWVDPKAPPARACGEARLATPDYLVEFMIIAAVD from the coding sequence ATGGGTATCACTCGTATCGAACCAGGCAGCCGCATGAGCCAGGCCGTCATTCACAACGGCACGGTTTATCTGGCAGGGCAGGTCGGGCATGGCACCACAGTCACCGAGCAAAGCAAGGACGCACTTGTTCAGGTCGAGCAACTGCTGGCCGAGGCCGGATCGGACAAATCCAAAATTCTCTCAACCACCATCTGGCTAGCCAGCATGAATGACTTTGCCGAGATGAATGCTGTTTGGGATGCGTGGGTCGATCCCAAGGCTCCACCGGCCCGCGCATGCGGTGAGGCTCGCTTGGCGACACCGGACTATCTCGTTGAATTCATGATCATCGCAGCGGTCGACTAA
- a CDS encoding amidohydrolase: protein MSNPTVSIEELAKQATEWRHSLHQMPELLFDLPRTAAFISSRLEALSCDELHTGIATSGIVAVFKGSRGPGKTIALRCDMDALPIAEKTNLPHASKTPNMMHACGHDGHSAIMLALAHYLSDHRDFAGKVVLVFQPAEEGGAGGKVMLSEGLLERFGIEEVYGMHNLPGIAVGDFATCTGGMMAAGDRFVVTISGQGGHAAYPYKCDETMLASAQLVSALQSIAARYVDPLDNVVVSITYIEGGNRNALNVLPGEVHIGGSIRTLKPETRKVVEARFRQIVQQSASLYNCEAEIEWMPGYPVVYTDPEKTMHVVAAAKAVAGADHVDANYPPIMGSEDFAYMLEQRPGGFVWLGNGDGPNLHDATYDFNDAAILPALKYWSSLVSTILGDGAEQSAQ from the coding sequence ATGTCAAACCCAACCGTCTCTATCGAGGAGCTTGCCAAACAAGCGACCGAATGGCGTCACAGCCTGCACCAGATGCCGGAATTGTTGTTCGATCTGCCGCGGACAGCGGCTTTCATTTCCAGCAGGCTGGAAGCCCTGTCGTGTGATGAACTGCACACGGGCATCGCGACATCCGGCATCGTCGCGGTTTTTAAGGGATCGCGCGGCCCCGGAAAGACCATTGCACTGCGGTGCGATATGGATGCCTTGCCAATCGCCGAAAAGACCAATCTTCCGCACGCGTCCAAGACCCCGAACATGATGCATGCCTGTGGCCATGATGGACATTCGGCCATCATGCTGGCACTGGCGCATTATCTCTCTGATCATCGGGATTTTGCCGGCAAGGTCGTGCTTGTGTTCCAGCCTGCAGAAGAAGGGGGTGCCGGTGGCAAGGTCATGCTGTCCGAAGGCCTGCTCGAGCGCTTCGGCATCGAAGAAGTCTACGGCATGCACAATCTTCCGGGCATTGCCGTCGGAGACTTTGCGACCTGCACCGGCGGCATGATGGCGGCTGGTGACCGCTTTGTCGTGACGATCAGCGGGCAGGGCGGCCATGCCGCCTATCCTTACAAATGCGATGAAACCATGCTGGCATCGGCCCAACTGGTTTCGGCCTTGCAATCCATCGCCGCCCGCTATGTAGATCCACTCGATAATGTCGTTGTCTCGATCACCTACATCGAAGGTGGCAACAGGAATGCGCTGAATGTGCTGCCCGGTGAAGTCCATATCGGCGGCTCGATCCGGACCCTCAAGCCCGAGACCCGCAAGGTGGTCGAGGCACGCTTCCGCCAGATCGTCCAACAATCCGCAAGCCTCTATAACTGCGAAGCAGAGATCGAGTGGATGCCCGGTTATCCGGTTGTCTACACCGATCCGGAAAAGACCATGCATGTTGTCGCTGCAGCAAAGGCGGTCGCCGGTGCTGACCATGTGGATGCCAATTACCCGCCCATCATGGGAAGCGAGGACTTTGCCTACATGCTGGAGCAACGCCCCGGCGGATTTGTCTGGCTGGGCAATGGCGATGGACCAAACCTGCATGACGCGACCTATGATTTCAATGATGCAGCCATTTTACCTGCCTTGAAGTATTGGTCTTCCCTGGTCTCAACAATCCTTGGCGATGGAGCAGAACAGTCGGCGCAATAA
- a CDS encoding multidrug efflux SMR transporter, producing the protein MKIHIVSYLALTAAILCEVIGSSFLLKTQQFTKLAPTAIMALCYIASFYLLSIALRTVPLGIAYAIWGGMGTVLIALVSVVILRQTLDAAGILGISMIVGGSRRHECLFEIFPLTTGKGEYPPWT; encoded by the coding sequence ATGAAAATCCATATTGTTTCCTATCTCGCACTCACAGCAGCAATCCTGTGCGAAGTCATAGGCTCCAGTTTCCTCTTGAAGACACAGCAGTTTACCAAACTGGCACCAACAGCAATAATGGCTCTCTGCTATATTGCCTCTTTCTATCTTCTGTCCATCGCCCTCAGAACTGTTCCTCTCGGTATCGCCTATGCTATTTGGGGAGGGATGGGAACGGTCCTGATTGCTTTGGTCAGTGTCGTGATCCTTCGCCAGACACTGGATGCGGCAGGCATTCTCGGCATCTCCATGATCGTGGGGGGGAGTCGTCGTCATGAATGCCTTTTCGAAATTTTCCCACTGACGACAGGGAAGGGCGAATATCCACCTTGGACCTGA
- a CDS encoding ATP-binding cassette domain-containing protein, with amino-acid sequence MLEIRNVTKVFPGKRTSMFKRAEGFCALSDINLSIAKGASYGLVGESGSGKTTLTRCILGLESLTGGQVLYEGKDIHALSAQEMARLRAQLQIVFQDPYASLDPRMTIHDIVAEPLIVHRKNMPMSAGERTDRVLDLLLKVGLKSEHLFRYPHEFSGGQRQRIGIARALVSNPQFLILDEPTSALDVSVQADVLNLLHTLQQELGLTYLFISHDLGVIRYICDDVAVIYRGKLVENGPVEKVYNAPQSDYTRMLLDAMPNPDPDLSPFRQNGAGQ; translated from the coding sequence ATGCTTGAGATCAGAAATGTGACCAAGGTCTTTCCCGGAAAGCGCACGTCCATGTTCAAGCGGGCAGAGGGCTTCTGCGCGCTATCAGACATCAATCTTTCCATCGCCAAAGGGGCGAGCTATGGCCTTGTCGGGGAGTCCGGTTCTGGCAAGACGACACTGACCCGCTGCATTCTCGGGCTGGAAAGCCTGACAGGCGGTCAGGTACTCTATGAAGGCAAGGACATTCACGCCTTGTCTGCTCAGGAGATGGCCCGTCTGCGGGCACAGTTGCAGATTGTCTTCCAAGATCCCTATGCGTCGCTCGATCCACGCATGACCATTCATGACATCGTTGCCGAGCCCTTGATCGTGCATCGCAAGAACATGCCCATGAGCGCAGGCGAGCGGACAGATCGCGTCTTGGACCTGCTGCTTAAGGTCGGCCTGAAATCGGAGCATTTGTTCCGCTATCCGCATGAATTCTCCGGTGGCCAGCGCCAGCGCATAGGCATCGCCCGGGCGCTCGTCTCCAATCCGCAGTTCCTGATCCTTGATGAACCCACATCGGCGCTCGACGTCTCCGTACAGGCCGATGTCCTCAATCTGCTGCACACCCTGCAGCAGGAACTGGGACTCACCTATTTGTTCATCAGTCATGATCTGGGGGTCATCCGCTATATCTGTGACGATGTCGCCGTCATCTATCGCGGCAAGCTCGTCGAGAATGGGCCAGTCGAGAAAGTCTACAACGCACCCCAGAGCGATTACACCCGGATGTTGCTGGATGCGATGCCCAATCCGGATCCGGATCTGTCACCGTTTCGGCAGAATGGGGCAGGGCAATAA